A genomic stretch from Thalassophryne amazonica chromosome 18, fThaAma1.1, whole genome shotgun sequence includes:
- the LOC117530497 gene encoding microfibril-associated glycoprotein 4-like produces the protein MKIYITLLLLAPVLTFEEKPFLPQDCSDIHRQNTTQPSGVYTIYPIGATSCVEVYCDMTSQGGRWTVFQKRVDGMVNFYQPWDRYKMGFGSAAGEYWLGLESIHHLTYLRQSELLVLMEDFSGNKTYARYSSFSVDAECDGYTLHVSGFINGGAGDSLDYHNGKKFTTFDKDQDTWPNNCAQVFYGGFWHGSCHYANPNGVYRWGSDTSVFAVGVVWQHWKGYYYSLKSIQMQIRPVS, from the exons ATCTACATCACCCTCCTGTTGTTGGCTCCGGTGTTGACCTTCGAAGAGAAGCCCTTCCTACCACAGGACTGCAGTGACATTCATCGCCAGAACACAACCCAGCCCAGTGGAGTGTACACCATCTATCCCATCGGAGCCACATCTTGTGTGGAG GTGTACTGTGACATGACATCACAGGGGGGACGTTGGACA GTGTTCCAGAAGAGAGTGGACGGCATGGTGAACTTCTACCAGCCCTGGGATCGCTATAAGATGGGCTTCGGCAGCGCCGCTGGAGAGTACTGGCTTG GTCTCGAGAGCATCCACCACCTGACATACCTGCGACAGTCCGAGCTTCTGGTCCTGATGGAGGATTTTTCTGGAAATAAAACCTACGCTCGTTACAGCTCATTCTCAGTGGATGCAGAATGTGACGGCTACACACTGCATGTGTCAGGATTCATTAACGGAGGGGCGG GAGATTCCCTGGATTATCATAATGGAAAGAAATTCACGACATTTGACAAAGACCAAGACACCTGGCCAAACAATTGTGCTCAAGTGTTCTATGGAGGATTCTGGCACGGTAGCTGTCACTATGCTAACCCTAACGGGGTTTACCGCTGGGGTAGCGATACATCAGTGTTTGCAGTTGGAGTGGTGTGGCAGCACTGGAAGGGTTATTACTATTCCCtaaaatccatccagatgcagatCCGTCCTGTTTCTTAG